One stretch of Oncorhynchus keta strain PuntledgeMale-10-30-2019 chromosome 18, Oket_V2, whole genome shotgun sequence DNA includes these proteins:
- the ccdc150 gene encoding coiled-coil domain-containing protein 150 isoform X2: MSRPVIQPLSAGATAPEALSLLHQRLLVAEEQAESLIREMGSLGVSREQLLEPVERDPIQRPISPVKMHHALREPGGEGLLWRQCDGLVSRVCRMESLLQTLKLTTFRLETERDLDPSHSARLKEQLSALQQESDEEQRVSRREVMRLRDLLRDACLDRDKSRGEVQRLGEALEVATTSKMDVALAAEELKMVKVQMSEKLLQLKEQMSQESARSFENEKSHSALLQRVEEMERVVEMERRQAHTVQADCHALRSDGQATRQRLQEEKDRGHRLQEQCEQLKGQAEVKDSLVLELTGELKSARLALQKQQQENSRLLRDGGDLRTAADKVQAFNNQLESQCSELSSALHSLTVEKSKLLTEHQASIKAERSRVTKQLQEQDLLLDAARRNIQAELQGALSAKVKLQMELETLKVDHTQLLQSSMVAQETVATQRELLERTIERLRGNLNSAVKEGEVMRTDRDCAKTEMCIVVTKLEGERSALETQLANVKLEAGSLNSTLQKQEEENRRLMGKLAVMEHQQNAQQQVEQMLKELTDSKNNLAYEKGKLQTRVDQLQEELQALRDTHVESVQQCKLSSVLENKYTQVSSEISTLKTTCHKLEAQLRQAQAEVQVKEGEAMSVVAARDEALRDSQALRGQLDKLQKQHRDKLCELEGWLGVSRQGGGSVAQTLENVLVSHSRLQHNTETVQKELGRREQELASLRRDRLQGQREIQKLQAEVEKLQDIMATSNSKKNKMLEPSRKALDVARLDNKKLAQSLEQAVLANSTLQANLDRARDQHQSTITQREVELAEARAEIGRWSKHLESMKLRMRKERDSMKRLSQREISELRKALEDLSSRSGDLSRANRELREKTSELEKVVSNQKDMEGELKSLKTLKDQYQKKNYEQSELIQQFRSETLSLQRELRRLSSSQEGELEAERELRHVMQDKCQRLEESIKKLQEAKDQAEQKMKEVSLESQQISENLEEAHSWFRSKFDSLKSDGEPNRSMGDEEPQENGDHTPGSSKGGAHSSSCKRNRKTLCDSRPPEPPEWERWRSTMQRWETKRELARIANGYKPGGIHALTHSHTQ; this comes from the exons ATGTCCCGCCCAGTGATCCAGCCCCTGAGTGCAGGGGCCACTGCCCCAGAGGCGTTGTCCCTGCTACACCAGCGTCTCTTGGTGGCGGAGGAGCAGGCAGAGTCTCTCATCAGAGAAATGGGCAGTCTGGGAGTGTCTAGAGAGCAGCTCCTGGAGCCTGTGGAGAGGGACCCCATTCAGCGTCCCATTAGCCCCGTGAAGATGCACCATGCCCTAAGAGAGCCCGGAGGAGAAGGGCTACTGTGGCGCCAGTGTGATGGGCTAGTGAGCAGGGTATGTCGCATGGAGAGCCTCCTGCAGACCCTCAAGCTCACAACTTTTCGCttggagactgagagagacctGGATCCCTCACACTCAG CCCGTCTGAAGGAGCAGCTGTCTGCGCTGCAGCAGGAGAGTGATGAGGAGCAGCGGGTCTCCAGAAGGGAGGTGATGCGGCTGAGGGACCTGCTCCGCGATGCCTGTTTGGACAGGGACAAGTCCCGGGGGGAGGTGCAGAGACTTGGGGAGGCCCTGGAGGTTGCCACCACCTCCAAG ATGGATGTGGCTCTGGCTGCAGAGGAGCTGAAGATGGTCAAAGTCCAGATGAGTGAGAAGCTGCTGCAG CTGAAGGAGCAGATGTCCCAGGAGTCTGCTCGGTCTTTTGAGAATGAGAAATCccacagtgcactacttcagagggtggaggagatggagagagtggtggagatggagagaagacag GCCCACACAGTGCAGGCAGACTGCCATGCCCTGCGTTCTGATGGACAGGCCACTAGACAGAGACTACaagaggagaaggacagaggccACAGGCTGCAGGAGCAGTGTGAGCAGCTCAAAGGGCAGGCAG AGGTAAAAGATTCCCTTGTTTTGGAGTTGACAGGTGAACTAAAA AGTGCACGGCTAGCCCTGCAGAAGCAGCAGCAAGAGAACAGCAGGTTACTGAGAGATGGGGGAGATCTGAGGACTGCAGCTGACAAAGTCCAA GCATTTAACAACCAGTTGGAGAGTCAGTGCTCTGAGTTGAGTTCAGCCCTACATTCTCTTACTGTGGAGAAATCCAAGCTACTGACTGAACACCAGGCTAGCATTAAG gCAGAGAGAAGTCGTGTGACCAAGCAGTTGCAGGAGCAAGACCTCCTGCTGGATGCAGCCAGACGCAACATTCAGGCAGAACTGCAGGGGGCGCTATCAGCTAAAGTTAAATTGCAGATGGAACT GGAGACTCTGAAGGTTGACCACACCCAACTACTTCAGAGTTCCATGGTTGCCCAAGAGACAGTTGCCACTCAGCGGGAGCTGTTGGAGCGTACCATTGAGAGGCTGCGGGGGAATCTGAACTCGGCTGTAAAGGAAGGGGAGGTCATGAGGACAGACCGGGACTGTGCGAAGACTGAG ATGTGCATTGTGGTCACCAAGCTAGAGGGTGAGAGGAGTGCTCTGGAAACACAACTCGCTAATGTCAAG CTGGAGGCAGGATCTCTGAACTCCACCTTGCAGAAGCAGGAGGAAGAGAATAGGAGGCTCATGGGAAAACTGGCTGTCATGGAGCATCAGCAG aatgCTCAGCAGCAGGTGGAGCAGATGCTTAAGGAGCTGACGGATAGTAAGAACAACCTGGCCTATGAGAAAGGGAAGCTACAG ACCAGGGTAGATCAACTCCAGGAGGAGCTGCAAGCTTTAAGGGACACCCATGTAGAAAGTGTCCAACAATGCAAGCTGAGCTCTGTGTTAGAGAACAAGTACACGCAG GTCAGCTCTGAAATTAGCACCCTGAAGACAACCTGTCATAAACTGGAGGCTCAGCTCAGACAGGCCCAGGCTGAAGTCCAGGTGAAGGAGGGGGAGGCGATGTCTGTGGTGGCAGCCAGAGACGAAGCTCTGCGGGACAGCCAGGCCCTGCGGGGACAACTGGACAAACTGCAGAAGCAGCACAGGGACAAG CTGTGTGAGCTGGAGGGCTGGCTGGGTGTGTCTCGTCAGGGTGGGGGCAGTGTGGCTCAGACCCTGGAGAACGTTTTGGTCTCCCACTCCCGTCTGcaacacaacactgagacagTACAGAAGGAGCTGGGGAGACGAGAGCAGGAGCTGGCCTCACTCAGGAGAGacag ACTGCAGGGTCAGCGAGAGATTCAGAAGCTACAGGCAGAGGTGGAAAAGCTCCAAGACATCATGGCAACAAGTAACTCCAAGAAAAACAAAATG CTGGAGCCCTCGCGTAAGGCCCTGGATGTGGCAAGGCTAGATAACAAGAAACTAGCCCAAAGTTTAGAGCAGGCTGTGTTGGCCAACAGCACTCTGCAGGCCAACCTGGACCGAGCCAGAGACCAACACCAGAGCACCATCACACAGAG AGAGGTGGAGCTGGCTGAGGCCAGGGCAGAGATTGGTCGATGGTCAAAGCATCTGGAATCGATGAAGCTTCggatgaggaaagagagggactCCATGAAGAGGTTGTCACAGAGAGAAATCTCAGAG ttgaGAAAGGCTCTTGAGGACTTGTCATCTAGGTCAGGTGACCTCTCCAGGGCAAATCGGGAGCTGCGGGAGAAGACCTCTGAGTTGGAGAAAGTGGTGTCCAATCAGAAA GACATGGAAGGTGAACTAAAGAGCCTCAAGACCTTGAAGGATCAGTATCAGAAGAAGAACTATGAGCAG AGTGAGTTGATCCAGCAGTTCCGGTCCGAGACATTATCCCTCCAGCGGGAGCTACGGCGCCTGTCCTCCAGCCAGGAGGGGGAGCTAGAGGCTGAGAGGGAGCTGAGACACGTCATGCAAGACAAGTGTCAG AGGCTGGAGGAGAGCATCAAGAAGCTGCAGGAGGCCAAAGACCAGGCAGAGCAGAAAATGAAAGAGGTCAGCCTGGAGTCACAGCAG ATATCAGAGAACCTAGAGGAAGCTCACAGTTGGTTCCGGTCCAAGTTTGACAGCCTGAAGAGTGATGGAGAGCCAAACAGATCCATGGGGGACGAGGAACCACAAGAAAATGGAGACCACACCCCGGGAAGCAGTAAAGGGGGTGCACACAGTTCATCATGCAAACGTAACAGAAAG ACTCTGTGTGATAGCAGGCCTCCAGAACCTCcagagtgggagagatggagatccACCATGCAACGCTGGGAGACCAAGAGAGAGCTGGCTCGCATTGCAAATGGATACAAACCTGGTGGAATACAtgcactgacacactcacacacacaataa
- the ccdc150 gene encoding coiled-coil domain-containing protein 150 isoform X1, whose translation MSRPVIQPLSAGATAPEALSLLHQRLLVAEEQAESLIREMGSLGVSREQLLEPVERDPIQRPISPVKMHHALREPGGEGLLWRQCDGLVSRVCRMESLLQTLKLTTFRLETERDLDPSHSARLKEQLSALQQESDEEQRVSRREVMRLRDLLRDACLDRDKSRGEVQRLGEALEVATTSKMDVALAAEELKMVKVQMSEKLLQLKEQMSQESARSFENEKSHSALLQRVEEMERVVEMERRQAHTVQADCHALRSDGQATRQRLQEEKDRGHRLQEQCEQLKGQAEVKDSLVLELTGELKSARLALQKQQQENSRLLRDGGDLRTAADKVQAFNNQLESQCSELSSALHSLTVEKSKLLTEHQASIKAERSRVTKQLQEQDLLLDAARRNIQAELQGALSAKVKLQMELETLKVDHTQLLQSSMVAQETVATQRELLERTIERLRGNLNSAVKEGEVMRTDRDCAKTEMCIVVTKLEGERSALETQLANVKLEAGSLNSTLQKQEEENRRLMGKLAVMEHQQNAQQQVEQMLKELTDSKNNLAYEKGKLQTRVDQLQEELQALRDTHVESVQQCKLSSVLENKYTQVSSEISTLKTTCHKLEAQLRQAQAEVQVKEGEAMSVVAARDEALRDSQALRGQLDKLQKQHRDKLCELEGWLGVSRQGGGSVAQTLENVLVSHSRLQHNTETVQKELGRREQELASLRRDRLQGQREIQKLQAEVEKLQDIMATSNSKKNKMLEPSRKALDVARLDNKKLAQSLEQAVLANSTLQANLDRARDQHQSTITQREVELAEARAEIGRWSKHLESMKLRMRKERDSMKRLSQREISELRKALEDLSSRSGDLSRANRELREKTSELEKVVSNQKVRLRDQKTQLKQHLDNRATLGNSQKIKDMEGELKSLKTLKDQYQKKNYEQSELIQQFRSETLSLQRELRRLSSSQEGELEAERELRHVMQDKCQRLEESIKKLQEAKDQAEQKMKEVSLESQQISENLEEAHSWFRSKFDSLKSDGEPNRSMGDEEPQENGDHTPGSSKGGAHSSSCKRNRKTLCDSRPPEPPEWERWRSTMQRWETKRELARIANGYKPGGIHALTHSHTQ comes from the exons ATGTCCCGCCCAGTGATCCAGCCCCTGAGTGCAGGGGCCACTGCCCCAGAGGCGTTGTCCCTGCTACACCAGCGTCTCTTGGTGGCGGAGGAGCAGGCAGAGTCTCTCATCAGAGAAATGGGCAGTCTGGGAGTGTCTAGAGAGCAGCTCCTGGAGCCTGTGGAGAGGGACCCCATTCAGCGTCCCATTAGCCCCGTGAAGATGCACCATGCCCTAAGAGAGCCCGGAGGAGAAGGGCTACTGTGGCGCCAGTGTGATGGGCTAGTGAGCAGGGTATGTCGCATGGAGAGCCTCCTGCAGACCCTCAAGCTCACAACTTTTCGCttggagactgagagagacctGGATCCCTCACACTCAG CCCGTCTGAAGGAGCAGCTGTCTGCGCTGCAGCAGGAGAGTGATGAGGAGCAGCGGGTCTCCAGAAGGGAGGTGATGCGGCTGAGGGACCTGCTCCGCGATGCCTGTTTGGACAGGGACAAGTCCCGGGGGGAGGTGCAGAGACTTGGGGAGGCCCTGGAGGTTGCCACCACCTCCAAG ATGGATGTGGCTCTGGCTGCAGAGGAGCTGAAGATGGTCAAAGTCCAGATGAGTGAGAAGCTGCTGCAG CTGAAGGAGCAGATGTCCCAGGAGTCTGCTCGGTCTTTTGAGAATGAGAAATCccacagtgcactacttcagagggtggaggagatggagagagtggtggagatggagagaagacag GCCCACACAGTGCAGGCAGACTGCCATGCCCTGCGTTCTGATGGACAGGCCACTAGACAGAGACTACaagaggagaaggacagaggccACAGGCTGCAGGAGCAGTGTGAGCAGCTCAAAGGGCAGGCAG AGGTAAAAGATTCCCTTGTTTTGGAGTTGACAGGTGAACTAAAA AGTGCACGGCTAGCCCTGCAGAAGCAGCAGCAAGAGAACAGCAGGTTACTGAGAGATGGGGGAGATCTGAGGACTGCAGCTGACAAAGTCCAA GCATTTAACAACCAGTTGGAGAGTCAGTGCTCTGAGTTGAGTTCAGCCCTACATTCTCTTACTGTGGAGAAATCCAAGCTACTGACTGAACACCAGGCTAGCATTAAG gCAGAGAGAAGTCGTGTGACCAAGCAGTTGCAGGAGCAAGACCTCCTGCTGGATGCAGCCAGACGCAACATTCAGGCAGAACTGCAGGGGGCGCTATCAGCTAAAGTTAAATTGCAGATGGAACT GGAGACTCTGAAGGTTGACCACACCCAACTACTTCAGAGTTCCATGGTTGCCCAAGAGACAGTTGCCACTCAGCGGGAGCTGTTGGAGCGTACCATTGAGAGGCTGCGGGGGAATCTGAACTCGGCTGTAAAGGAAGGGGAGGTCATGAGGACAGACCGGGACTGTGCGAAGACTGAG ATGTGCATTGTGGTCACCAAGCTAGAGGGTGAGAGGAGTGCTCTGGAAACACAACTCGCTAATGTCAAG CTGGAGGCAGGATCTCTGAACTCCACCTTGCAGAAGCAGGAGGAAGAGAATAGGAGGCTCATGGGAAAACTGGCTGTCATGGAGCATCAGCAG aatgCTCAGCAGCAGGTGGAGCAGATGCTTAAGGAGCTGACGGATAGTAAGAACAACCTGGCCTATGAGAAAGGGAAGCTACAG ACCAGGGTAGATCAACTCCAGGAGGAGCTGCAAGCTTTAAGGGACACCCATGTAGAAAGTGTCCAACAATGCAAGCTGAGCTCTGTGTTAGAGAACAAGTACACGCAG GTCAGCTCTGAAATTAGCACCCTGAAGACAACCTGTCATAAACTGGAGGCTCAGCTCAGACAGGCCCAGGCTGAAGTCCAGGTGAAGGAGGGGGAGGCGATGTCTGTGGTGGCAGCCAGAGACGAAGCTCTGCGGGACAGCCAGGCCCTGCGGGGACAACTGGACAAACTGCAGAAGCAGCACAGGGACAAG CTGTGTGAGCTGGAGGGCTGGCTGGGTGTGTCTCGTCAGGGTGGGGGCAGTGTGGCTCAGACCCTGGAGAACGTTTTGGTCTCCCACTCCCGTCTGcaacacaacactgagacagTACAGAAGGAGCTGGGGAGACGAGAGCAGGAGCTGGCCTCACTCAGGAGAGacag ACTGCAGGGTCAGCGAGAGATTCAGAAGCTACAGGCAGAGGTGGAAAAGCTCCAAGACATCATGGCAACAAGTAACTCCAAGAAAAACAAAATG CTGGAGCCCTCGCGTAAGGCCCTGGATGTGGCAAGGCTAGATAACAAGAAACTAGCCCAAAGTTTAGAGCAGGCTGTGTTGGCCAACAGCACTCTGCAGGCCAACCTGGACCGAGCCAGAGACCAACACCAGAGCACCATCACACAGAG AGAGGTGGAGCTGGCTGAGGCCAGGGCAGAGATTGGTCGATGGTCAAAGCATCTGGAATCGATGAAGCTTCggatgaggaaagagagggactCCATGAAGAGGTTGTCACAGAGAGAAATCTCAGAG ttgaGAAAGGCTCTTGAGGACTTGTCATCTAGGTCAGGTGACCTCTCCAGGGCAAATCGGGAGCTGCGGGAGAAGACCTCTGAGTTGGAGAAAGTGGTGTCCAATCAGAAAGTCCGTCTCAGAGATCAGAAGACACAGCTCAAGCAACACCTAGATAATAGAGCCACTCTGGGCAACTCTCAGAAAATAAAA GACATGGAAGGTGAACTAAAGAGCCTCAAGACCTTGAAGGATCAGTATCAGAAGAAGAACTATGAGCAG AGTGAGTTGATCCAGCAGTTCCGGTCCGAGACATTATCCCTCCAGCGGGAGCTACGGCGCCTGTCCTCCAGCCAGGAGGGGGAGCTAGAGGCTGAGAGGGAGCTGAGACACGTCATGCAAGACAAGTGTCAG AGGCTGGAGGAGAGCATCAAGAAGCTGCAGGAGGCCAAAGACCAGGCAGAGCAGAAAATGAAAGAGGTCAGCCTGGAGTCACAGCAG ATATCAGAGAACCTAGAGGAAGCTCACAGTTGGTTCCGGTCCAAGTTTGACAGCCTGAAGAGTGATGGAGAGCCAAACAGATCCATGGGGGACGAGGAACCACAAGAAAATGGAGACCACACCCCGGGAAGCAGTAAAGGGGGTGCACACAGTTCATCATGCAAACGTAACAGAAAG ACTCTGTGTGATAGCAGGCCTCCAGAACCTCcagagtgggagagatggagatccACCATGCAACGCTGGGAGACCAAGAGAGAGCTGGCTCGCATTGCAAATGGATACAAACCTGGTGGAATACAtgcactgacacactcacacacacaataa
- the ccdc150 gene encoding coiled-coil domain-containing protein 150 isoform X3: protein MSRPVIQPLSAGATAPEALSLLHQRLLVAEEQAESLIREMGSLGVSREQLLEPVERDPIQRPISPVKMHHALREPGGEGLLWRQCDGLVSRVCRMESLLQTLKLTTFRLETERDLDPSHSARLKEQLSALQQESDEEQRVSRREVMRLRDLLRDACLDRDKSRGEVQRLGEALEVATTSKMDVALAAEELKMVKVQMSEKLLQLKEQMSQESARSFENEKSHSALLQRVEEMERVVEMERRQAHTVQADCHALRSDGQATRQRLQEEKDRGHRLQEQCEQLKGQAEVKDSLVLELTGELKAFNNQLESQCSELSSALHSLTVEKSKLLTEHQASIKAERSRVTKQLQEQDLLLDAARRNIQAELQGALSAKVKLQMELETLKVDHTQLLQSSMVAQETVATQRELLERTIERLRGNLNSAVKEGEVMRTDRDCAKTEMCIVVTKLEGERSALETQLANVKLEAGSLNSTLQKQEEENRRLMGKLAVMEHQQNAQQQVEQMLKELTDSKNNLAYEKGKLQTRVDQLQEELQALRDTHVESVQQCKLSSVLENKYTQVSSEISTLKTTCHKLEAQLRQAQAEVQVKEGEAMSVVAARDEALRDSQALRGQLDKLQKQHRDKLCELEGWLGVSRQGGGSVAQTLENVLVSHSRLQHNTETVQKELGRREQELASLRRDRLQGQREIQKLQAEVEKLQDIMATSNSKKNKMLEPSRKALDVARLDNKKLAQSLEQAVLANSTLQANLDRARDQHQSTITQREVELAEARAEIGRWSKHLESMKLRMRKERDSMKRLSQREISELRKALEDLSSRSGDLSRANRELREKTSELEKVVSNQKVRLRDQKTQLKQHLDNRATLGNSQKIKDMEGELKSLKTLKDQYQKKNYEQSELIQQFRSETLSLQRELRRLSSSQEGELEAERELRHVMQDKCQRLEESIKKLQEAKDQAEQKMKEVSLESQQISENLEEAHSWFRSKFDSLKSDGEPNRSMGDEEPQENGDHTPGSSKGGAHSSSCKRNRKTLCDSRPPEPPEWERWRSTMQRWETKRELARIANGYKPGGIHALTHSHTQ from the exons ATGTCCCGCCCAGTGATCCAGCCCCTGAGTGCAGGGGCCACTGCCCCAGAGGCGTTGTCCCTGCTACACCAGCGTCTCTTGGTGGCGGAGGAGCAGGCAGAGTCTCTCATCAGAGAAATGGGCAGTCTGGGAGTGTCTAGAGAGCAGCTCCTGGAGCCTGTGGAGAGGGACCCCATTCAGCGTCCCATTAGCCCCGTGAAGATGCACCATGCCCTAAGAGAGCCCGGAGGAGAAGGGCTACTGTGGCGCCAGTGTGATGGGCTAGTGAGCAGGGTATGTCGCATGGAGAGCCTCCTGCAGACCCTCAAGCTCACAACTTTTCGCttggagactgagagagacctGGATCCCTCACACTCAG CCCGTCTGAAGGAGCAGCTGTCTGCGCTGCAGCAGGAGAGTGATGAGGAGCAGCGGGTCTCCAGAAGGGAGGTGATGCGGCTGAGGGACCTGCTCCGCGATGCCTGTTTGGACAGGGACAAGTCCCGGGGGGAGGTGCAGAGACTTGGGGAGGCCCTGGAGGTTGCCACCACCTCCAAG ATGGATGTGGCTCTGGCTGCAGAGGAGCTGAAGATGGTCAAAGTCCAGATGAGTGAGAAGCTGCTGCAG CTGAAGGAGCAGATGTCCCAGGAGTCTGCTCGGTCTTTTGAGAATGAGAAATCccacagtgcactacttcagagggtggaggagatggagagagtggtggagatggagagaagacag GCCCACACAGTGCAGGCAGACTGCCATGCCCTGCGTTCTGATGGACAGGCCACTAGACAGAGACTACaagaggagaaggacagaggccACAGGCTGCAGGAGCAGTGTGAGCAGCTCAAAGGGCAGGCAG AGGTAAAAGATTCCCTTGTTTTGGAGTTGACAGGTGAACTAAAA GCATTTAACAACCAGTTGGAGAGTCAGTGCTCTGAGTTGAGTTCAGCCCTACATTCTCTTACTGTGGAGAAATCCAAGCTACTGACTGAACACCAGGCTAGCATTAAG gCAGAGAGAAGTCGTGTGACCAAGCAGTTGCAGGAGCAAGACCTCCTGCTGGATGCAGCCAGACGCAACATTCAGGCAGAACTGCAGGGGGCGCTATCAGCTAAAGTTAAATTGCAGATGGAACT GGAGACTCTGAAGGTTGACCACACCCAACTACTTCAGAGTTCCATGGTTGCCCAAGAGACAGTTGCCACTCAGCGGGAGCTGTTGGAGCGTACCATTGAGAGGCTGCGGGGGAATCTGAACTCGGCTGTAAAGGAAGGGGAGGTCATGAGGACAGACCGGGACTGTGCGAAGACTGAG ATGTGCATTGTGGTCACCAAGCTAGAGGGTGAGAGGAGTGCTCTGGAAACACAACTCGCTAATGTCAAG CTGGAGGCAGGATCTCTGAACTCCACCTTGCAGAAGCAGGAGGAAGAGAATAGGAGGCTCATGGGAAAACTGGCTGTCATGGAGCATCAGCAG aatgCTCAGCAGCAGGTGGAGCAGATGCTTAAGGAGCTGACGGATAGTAAGAACAACCTGGCCTATGAGAAAGGGAAGCTACAG ACCAGGGTAGATCAACTCCAGGAGGAGCTGCAAGCTTTAAGGGACACCCATGTAGAAAGTGTCCAACAATGCAAGCTGAGCTCTGTGTTAGAGAACAAGTACACGCAG GTCAGCTCTGAAATTAGCACCCTGAAGACAACCTGTCATAAACTGGAGGCTCAGCTCAGACAGGCCCAGGCTGAAGTCCAGGTGAAGGAGGGGGAGGCGATGTCTGTGGTGGCAGCCAGAGACGAAGCTCTGCGGGACAGCCAGGCCCTGCGGGGACAACTGGACAAACTGCAGAAGCAGCACAGGGACAAG CTGTGTGAGCTGGAGGGCTGGCTGGGTGTGTCTCGTCAGGGTGGGGGCAGTGTGGCTCAGACCCTGGAGAACGTTTTGGTCTCCCACTCCCGTCTGcaacacaacactgagacagTACAGAAGGAGCTGGGGAGACGAGAGCAGGAGCTGGCCTCACTCAGGAGAGacag ACTGCAGGGTCAGCGAGAGATTCAGAAGCTACAGGCAGAGGTGGAAAAGCTCCAAGACATCATGGCAACAAGTAACTCCAAGAAAAACAAAATG CTGGAGCCCTCGCGTAAGGCCCTGGATGTGGCAAGGCTAGATAACAAGAAACTAGCCCAAAGTTTAGAGCAGGCTGTGTTGGCCAACAGCACTCTGCAGGCCAACCTGGACCGAGCCAGAGACCAACACCAGAGCACCATCACACAGAG AGAGGTGGAGCTGGCTGAGGCCAGGGCAGAGATTGGTCGATGGTCAAAGCATCTGGAATCGATGAAGCTTCggatgaggaaagagagggactCCATGAAGAGGTTGTCACAGAGAGAAATCTCAGAG ttgaGAAAGGCTCTTGAGGACTTGTCATCTAGGTCAGGTGACCTCTCCAGGGCAAATCGGGAGCTGCGGGAGAAGACCTCTGAGTTGGAGAAAGTGGTGTCCAATCAGAAAGTCCGTCTCAGAGATCAGAAGACACAGCTCAAGCAACACCTAGATAATAGAGCCACTCTGGGCAACTCTCAGAAAATAAAA GACATGGAAGGTGAACTAAAGAGCCTCAAGACCTTGAAGGATCAGTATCAGAAGAAGAACTATGAGCAG AGTGAGTTGATCCAGCAGTTCCGGTCCGAGACATTATCCCTCCAGCGGGAGCTACGGCGCCTGTCCTCCAGCCAGGAGGGGGAGCTAGAGGCTGAGAGGGAGCTGAGACACGTCATGCAAGACAAGTGTCAG AGGCTGGAGGAGAGCATCAAGAAGCTGCAGGAGGCCAAAGACCAGGCAGAGCAGAAAATGAAAGAGGTCAGCCTGGAGTCACAGCAG ATATCAGAGAACCTAGAGGAAGCTCACAGTTGGTTCCGGTCCAAGTTTGACAGCCTGAAGAGTGATGGAGAGCCAAACAGATCCATGGGGGACGAGGAACCACAAGAAAATGGAGACCACACCCCGGGAAGCAGTAAAGGGGGTGCACACAGTTCATCATGCAAACGTAACAGAAAG ACTCTGTGTGATAGCAGGCCTCCAGAACCTCcagagtgggagagatggagatccACCATGCAACGCTGGGAGACCAAGAGAGAGCTGGCTCGCATTGCAAATGGATACAAACCTGGTGGAATACAtgcactgacacactcacacacacaataa